The genomic window GGTAGTTAAATACTTGTACCTCCTTTTTTACCTATCACCTTAATGAAATTATTCAGTTTAATTGCAAGCCTGATGCTTTGCTGTTCTAAATCGTTATAATCTTCCTGATTTATCAGTTTCCTTGTTCTGGCTTTTTTCAGCCAGGTCTTTGTTTCATATAGAGAGCCACGTGCAAAAAACAGGAAATTCTTTGAATCATTAAAATGAAATCTGCCATAACCCTCGCTGATATTGGCAGATACAGAATCCGCAGCCCTTACCAATTGTTTTCCAATGGTATCCTTTTCAAAAAATGACCATGGTTTCACTATTTCCCAGATTCTCTCGGATAAAGCCATTGAGATTTGATAAACCTCAAGTTTTTCAAGTTCCATAATTTCGGATTTTTAAACTAAACATATTTGATTTATTTAGTTTATCCGAAAATTCCCAAAATATACCCGGTGATAAGAAAGAAAATTTTTCAGTAACCTATACCCACCTACCGAATGACCACTTTATGACCACTATAACAATCCAATCACCTGTTAAAATTCTTGACCGGATTCTCCCGGATATGTTTCAAAACAATTAATAAGATGATAACAAGCGCCAGGAAAATGGTTGAACATGTTCCTAAGAGGAAGTATAAGACGTTGATCTTTATATGGTTTGTGAAATTATTTATCCAATTATTGGCAAAATACCAGATAAAGGGATAGGTGATGATATTGGAAATAATTACAGGGATAAGAAATTCCCTGGAAATTAGCGAAACGATATTATAATAGGATGCACCGTGTATTATTCTGATCGTGATCTCTTTGCTTCGCTTTTGAAGAGTGAATATCAACAAACTGATAATTCCGAATATCCCTAAAATTACCGCGATGACGGTGAATAAGGCGAATATCGATTTAAGCTTCTTTTCATGCGCATAAGTCTCATCGATAGCTTTAATGAATTCATCTAATCTAAAGTTTGCAACAGGAACCAATTCTTTTTGCTTTTTTTCAATATAATCTGAAATTGAAGCCTGATCTCCCTGGTATCTAATTATAAGATAAATCCTTAAATCGTTTAGGGGCAATATAATCATAGGAGATATTTTTTCATACAATGACTTATAAGGAAAGTCTTTCACAACACCGACCACTTCTCTAAAGTCTACTTTTTTCCCAATCGGTTCATTTAGTTGAAGAAATTTGACCGCAGCTTCATTAATCATGATCGAATTTTCCTGGTCATATTTCACCGATGAATTAAAGCTTCTACCTTCAACAATTGTAAGGCCTAATGTTTGAAAATAATCTTTACCAACAGAAAGCATTTCTATATAGATTGGGTTAGCGTAATCTTCATTATTGAATATCATGGATTGACTAATAGGGCCAATTAAAGGAATGCTAATCGTTTCCGAAATATTGAGGATTTGTGGATTAAGTGAGAGTTCATGGATAAGTGCATCACAATTGCTTGTCAATTCTTCTGGTAATTCTAACACGAGTAATTTATCCGGATTAAAGCCCAAAGCATCTTTACTTTTAAGGAAATTCCACTGATTGAGCAGTATGAATGATATTACAATTAGTATACTGAAAATTGCTATCTGAAATAAAATCAGGAGTTTATTCCATTTTAGGAAGGGGAAGAGGGCAGACATATCTTTTTGGAAGAGACTCCCCGGTATTCCCCCGAATATGAAAACACTGGTTATTGCAACCGTAATAAATCCTATAAAGGCAATAATGGCAGCCATAAAACCAATGAGATTTATGAATGACGGCTTATCCAGGTTCATTTGTTTTCCAAAAATGTCACCGATAGCAGATTTCAAATATGTTGAAAGAACTATTGATAATATCATGGATATCAGCATGATCAGGAAGATCTCTCCAACGACTCGGGCTTTAATGTTAAACCTTGAGGCACCATGAGTCACCCTGATAAAATATTCATGATTTCGATGATAATGGTTTACCGCGGAGATAATTGCAAAATTTGAGGAGGCAATCAGGATAATAATTATACATATGAGTATGAATAGCCTGATATTTACAGAACTGCCGGCAGGTAGAAAACTATTGGCAATTTCCTCTGAACCTAAATAAATGTCCTTAAGAGGTTGTATTCGAATTGCTAAACCTGAATTTTTTTCCGGAGGGAATATGATCCGGCTTAATTTTTCTTCAACAATCTT from Bacteroidales bacterium includes these protein-coding regions:
- a CDS encoding four helix bundle protein; this translates as MELEKLEVYQISMALSERIWEIVKPWSFFEKDTIGKQLVRAADSVSANISEGYGRFHFNDSKNFLFFARGSLYETKTWLKKARTRKLINQEDYNDLEQQSIRLAIKLNNFIKVIGKKGGTSI